In a single window of the Olivibacter sp. SDN3 genome:
- a CDS encoding polysaccharide pyruvyl transferase family protein: MEKKKIGIITILNVNNYGAELQAFALHHKLKLLGYDSEIINYLYYKNPRFRFEQQAKPLFGTSKMNKVKDLAIKWLDKYAESTNREVARTREERFKNFHLKNTALSVTYHSFSELYEAEHPYNVFIVGSDQVWNPNNGTNLEPYFLTFAPTNARKISYASSFGVGKIDRLIYPIYRKLLNNLDFIGTREETGVTLIEEITKREATRVVDPTLLLSKREWEDILVPYEENRPYILLFIFKNSSYVTELAYALQKKTGYRIIRVCKNAKRVESDEKILNLRDLGPLEFLGLYQKAAIVLTTSFHGTVFSLIFEKPFFTITPASKNNNIRQQELLRRVGLQSRLLKEGDDFPDLDDVSIDFGPVRDHLEADRNRSIAFLTNAIDS; encoded by the coding sequence ATGGAAAAGAAGAAAATAGGTATTATTACCATTCTAAATGTAAACAATTACGGTGCCGAATTGCAGGCATTCGCCCTACATCATAAGCTAAAGTTGTTGGGTTATGATAGCGAGATTATCAATTACTTGTATTACAAAAATCCTAGGTTTCGCTTTGAACAACAAGCGAAACCTCTTTTCGGTACATCAAAAATGAACAAGGTGAAAGACCTTGCCATAAAATGGTTGGATAAATACGCAGAATCTACCAATAGAGAGGTCGCACGTACGAGAGAAGAGCGGTTTAAAAACTTTCACCTCAAAAATACTGCACTGTCGGTCACTTATCACAGTTTTTCGGAGCTTTACGAGGCTGAGCATCCGTATAACGTGTTTATTGTCGGTAGTGACCAAGTGTGGAATCCAAACAATGGTACCAACCTCGAACCTTATTTTTTAACATTTGCTCCCACCAATGCACGGAAGATTTCTTACGCATCGAGCTTTGGCGTAGGGAAAATTGATCGATTAATCTACCCTATATATAGAAAGCTTTTGAATAACCTGGACTTCATCGGTACTAGGGAAGAAACTGGAGTAACGCTTATAGAGGAAATCACCAAAAGAGAAGCCACGCGGGTGGTTGATCCTACGCTACTGTTATCAAAAAGGGAATGGGAAGATATTTTGGTGCCATACGAGGAAAATAGACCTTACATTCTCTTGTTTATATTTAAGAACTCTTCCTACGTAACGGAGCTGGCATATGCGCTTCAGAAGAAAACTGGTTATCGGATCATCCGTGTATGTAAAAACGCTAAGCGAGTAGAGTCTGATGAAAAAATATTGAACCTTAGGGATCTTGGCCCACTCGAGTTTTTAGGACTGTATCAGAAGGCCGCTATTGTGTTGACCACATCATTCCATGGAACAGTATTTTCGTTGATTTTTGAGAAACCTTTTTTCACGATTACACCTGCAAGTAAAAATAATAATATCAGACAGCAGGAGCTGCTGAGGCGGGTTGGCTTACAATCCCGTCTGCTAAAGGAAGGAGATGATTTTCCCGATTTAGATGACGTAAGTATAGATTTCGGTCCTGTCAGGGATCATTTGGAGGCGGACAGAAATAGGTCAATTGCCTTCTTGACAAACGCGATTGATAGTTAA
- a CDS encoding glycosyltransferase family 4 protein, with product MKKVLWLVNGREGFGISRATVSFAGEFIKGEIALQFVSIASGRMVEALEEAGQRVICLGYEPPQVASGSTVAFLRNLYSTFTLSKKILRSLKAIIKQDNYDTFIYRSPNLTQIAALLPNSLTKCWIMPNTVGNGYFLDINKKITRLVCRLGNIHVIANSHYTATSIAKGSFQPDVLHLGVDESRFDPDAVQQPFQKKDFGFDEGDFVFGIFASLGKRKAQDIVIESIARVKQLYPEKQLRLFLLGVDDQHSSFFSHCNKLVNDLGLTEEVYFHPTVKDVERYYNLVDVIINSRRDAEPFGLTVIEAMMMGKPVIAMKLGGPAETIVDGKTGWLVNLPNPDSYAKGIEKAIKSSTIKQEGKAIRTHAVSNFSIGVSFQNLCKLVS from the coding sequence ATGAAAAAAGTATTGTGGTTAGTAAATGGTCGTGAAGGATTTGGCATCTCTAGAGCCACGGTTTCTTTTGCTGGAGAATTCATTAAAGGAGAGATTGCATTACAATTTGTAAGTATTGCGTCCGGCCGGATGGTAGAAGCTCTTGAGGAAGCAGGGCAGCGTGTCATTTGTCTAGGTTATGAACCTCCACAAGTAGCTAGCGGTAGTACTGTCGCCTTCTTACGAAATCTATACAGCACATTCACTTTGAGTAAAAAAATCTTACGATCGCTAAAGGCGATAATCAAACAGGATAATTATGATACCTTTATCTATCGGTCGCCTAATCTCACCCAGATTGCTGCTTTACTGCCAAATAGTCTAACAAAGTGCTGGATTATGCCAAATACCGTTGGCAACGGTTATTTTTTAGATATCAATAAAAAAATAACTAGACTGGTATGTCGTTTGGGAAATATACATGTAATAGCTAATAGTCATTACACTGCTACATCTATTGCCAAAGGGAGCTTTCAGCCAGATGTTCTGCATCTTGGTGTTGATGAGAGCCGCTTTGATCCTGATGCAGTTCAACAACCTTTTCAGAAAAAGGACTTTGGGTTCGATGAAGGCGATTTCGTTTTTGGAATCTTTGCTAGTTTGGGCAAAAGAAAGGCGCAGGACATTGTTATCGAAAGTATCGCAAGGGTCAAACAATTGTATCCAGAGAAACAATTGCGTTTATTCTTACTCGGTGTGGATGATCAACATTCATCGTTCTTTTCCCATTGTAATAAGTTAGTGAACGATTTAGGTTTAACTGAAGAAGTTTATTTTCATCCCACAGTAAAGGATGTTGAACGCTATTATAATCTTGTGGATGTAATTATCAATTCGCGTAGAGACGCTGAACCTTTTGGCCTTACCGTTATTGAAGCAATGATGATGGGAAAACCTGTAATAGCGATGAAACTAGGAGGCCCAGCAGAGACTATCGTTGACGGGAAAACAGGCTGGCTCGTCAACTTACCTAATCCAGATTCTTATGCAAAAGGTATAGAGAAGGCCATTAAAAGTAGTACCATTAAACAAGAAGGCAAAGCTATTAGAACGCATGCGGTTTCTAATTTTTCAATTGGAGTTTCATTTCAAAACTTGTGCAAGTTGGTCTCCTAG
- a CDS encoding glycosyltransferase family 2 protein, protein MKFTVIIPTYKDWQSLQKCLASLADMHFPLNDYEILVVDNDPIHKVPADLVAASNVRILHQPAPGSYAARNLAVGQARGEILAFTDADCIIDSLWLTNAAEYFKNEQIQRIAGNVVIFFNDLTKKTMAELYEYIFAFDQEKNVRLYKASITANFLVKKSLFLEVGLFDGNKKSGEDFGWNWRANERVDNRLVYAKDVIVRHPARRTLREIGQKKRRVFGGKKKYDFKTAKGIFKEFVYIPYLFYTVVWISLRRIRRSELIFQEKAKVFIVVLYIYVIMIYEYFRLLFGGKALR, encoded by the coding sequence TTATCATTCCTACATATAAAGATTGGCAAAGTTTGCAAAAATGTTTGGCCTCTTTGGCGGATATGCATTTTCCGTTAAATGACTATGAGATTTTGGTGGTAGATAATGATCCTATTCATAAGGTTCCTGCTGATTTGGTTGCTGCTTCCAATGTCCGGATATTACATCAGCCTGCCCCTGGATCTTATGCTGCTAGAAACTTGGCTGTCGGTCAAGCTCGTGGAGAAATTTTAGCCTTTACAGATGCAGATTGCATAATAGATTCTTTATGGCTGACTAATGCAGCCGAGTACTTTAAGAATGAACAAATACAGCGTATCGCTGGAAACGTGGTTATTTTTTTTAATGATCTTACGAAAAAAACAATGGCTGAATTGTACGAGTATATTTTCGCATTTGATCAGGAGAAGAATGTGAGGCTTTATAAGGCCTCTATCACCGCTAATTTTTTAGTAAAAAAAAGTTTGTTTTTGGAAGTTGGGCTTTTTGATGGGAATAAGAAATCCGGGGAAGATTTTGGATGGAATTGGCGTGCAAATGAGCGAGTAGACAATAGGTTGGTTTATGCAAAAGATGTCATCGTAAGACATCCAGCAAGGAGGACATTACGGGAGATAGGCCAAAAAAAGCGGCGCGTTTTCGGTGGGAAGAAAAAATATGATTTCAAAACAGCTAAAGGTATCTTCAAAGAGTTTGTATATATACCATACCTTTTTTACACTGTCGTATGGATTAGCTTGAGGAGAATTCGTCGGAGTGAGCTGATTTTTCAGGAAAAGGCAAAAGTTTTTATCGTAGTATTATATATATATGTAATTATGATATACGAGTACTTTCGTTTGTTGTTCGGAGGAAAAGCACTAAGATAA
- a CDS encoding polysaccharide pyruvyl transferase family protein: MIKKILLNKWTKKIAGRLIIFGDYKRLIRPYHVNLMYFNEKIGPEKKPNVGDLLSKVTFHYLLNYKGIKSLKAKRTIRITFIGSVIQFLTADAVVYGSGFLFEYVAEKFGKKKLKLDVRAVRGPLTREKLVEIGYDVPTVYGDPAILLPTFYTPVISAEKKDFLVIPHWKTVDKYIEMGYPVLSPLTDDWQNFINEIASAKLIISSSLHGVIIAEAYGVPAILLDEVEKGNLFKYQDYYYSTGRKEFVRVKTVEEGLSVPAPSLPDLERMKQGLLDAFPKDIFK; encoded by the coding sequence ATGATAAAGAAAATACTTCTGAATAAGTGGACAAAAAAAATTGCAGGAAGGCTTATAATATTTGGTGATTATAAAAGGTTGATAAGACCATATCACGTTAATCTGATGTATTTTAACGAAAAAATCGGACCAGAAAAAAAGCCTAATGTGGGCGATTTGTTATCAAAGGTGACTTTTCATTACTTGCTGAATTACAAGGGGATCAAGTCTTTGAAGGCTAAACGCACAATAAGGATAACTTTCATAGGCTCTGTCATTCAATTCTTAACGGCGGATGCCGTCGTTTATGGAAGTGGCTTTCTGTTCGAATATGTTGCGGAGAAGTTTGGAAAGAAAAAACTAAAGCTTGATGTTCGGGCGGTTAGAGGACCGTTGACAAGAGAAAAGTTAGTAGAAATTGGATACGATGTCCCTACAGTCTATGGCGACCCCGCAATTTTGTTACCTACTTTTTATACGCCGGTTATATCTGCAGAAAAAAAAGACTTTTTGGTCATACCGCATTGGAAAACGGTTGATAAATATATCGAAATGGGCTACCCTGTATTATCTCCTTTGACGGACGACTGGCAGAATTTTATTAATGAAATTGCTTCAGCCAAATTGATAATAAGCTCTTCATTACATGGGGTTATTATAGCTGAAGCTTATGGTGTTCCTGCTATTTTATTAGATGAGGTAGAAAAAGGTAATTTATTCAAATATCAAGACTATTACTACAGTACAGGAAGAAAAGAATTTGTAAGAGTAAAAACTGTAGAAGAAGGGCTTAGTGTTCCTGCTCCATCATTACCTGATTTGGAAAGGATGAAGCAAGGCTTACTAGATGCGTTTCCTAAAGATATATTTAAATAA
- a CDS encoding O-antigen ligase, which yields MFQKVNISKQQILLVICAIIFLLGSFRGGSADDDALGYFVPSYIALVQRLSLPLVGLLMLISILININRVDKKLHSGVPTGLVCYFVFQFIIVLTSYFYRNDFQDFLVRGSFVTITFLYFFNVIRSLPLYESLRNGVLIYFFYGLLAFIAINVFVYLSPSANVFWKGRLYGVTSHPNFLGMCASICWIASFALFLRAKAYKTKVFFVLALALSIYCCILTGSRTSILSGTLGTACIMAYTLKNNSFKPILILCMLIFGLFLYANLTLQSLDFEGRGNTREGTWASMLERASELPLFGYGRVGATTNAYLFSIVATGLFGSFFFFRTLIELLRLYFSNLPQFDKLTVNLFRGLVTFFLVSSTFEGYLLDNVSTPVFTYWLLLTYVKF from the coding sequence ATGTTTCAAAAAGTAAATATAAGTAAACAGCAAATATTACTGGTAATTTGCGCCATCATCTTTCTGCTAGGTTCTTTTAGAGGCGGAAGTGCGGATGATGATGCATTGGGCTATTTTGTGCCAAGCTATATTGCACTAGTGCAGAGATTATCGCTACCATTAGTAGGATTATTGATGCTAATTTCTATATTAATCAACATTAACAGAGTCGACAAAAAATTGCATTCAGGAGTGCCTACAGGGCTTGTATGCTATTTTGTTTTCCAGTTCATCATTGTTTTAACGAGCTATTTCTACAGAAATGATTTTCAGGATTTTTTGGTTAGAGGTAGTTTTGTGACGATAACCTTTTTATACTTTTTTAATGTGATACGTTCGCTTCCATTATATGAATCGCTCCGCAATGGAGTGCTGATTTATTTTTTTTACGGATTGTTGGCCTTCATTGCCATTAACGTTTTTGTATACCTGTCGCCAAGTGCCAACGTATTTTGGAAAGGCCGTTTATATGGAGTGACTTCTCATCCGAATTTTCTAGGTATGTGCGCATCAATATGTTGGATTGCGTCATTTGCTTTATTCTTACGAGCTAAGGCATATAAAACAAAGGTATTTTTCGTTTTAGCATTGGCCTTAAGTATATATTGCTGTATTTTAACAGGTTCTCGTACCTCAATCCTGTCCGGCACATTGGGTACGGCATGTATAATGGCTTATACCCTGAAAAACAACTCCTTCAAACCGATTTTGATACTATGCATGCTAATTTTTGGCCTTTTTCTATATGCTAATTTAACTCTGCAGTCATTAGATTTCGAAGGTCGAGGTAATACTAGAGAAGGAACTTGGGCTTCTATGTTAGAACGTGCTTCCGAGCTTCCCCTATTTGGTTATGGTAGAGTAGGCGCAACCACAAATGCATATCTTTTTTCTATTGTGGCGACAGGACTTTTTGGTAGTTTTTTCTTTTTCAGAACGTTGATTGAATTGCTAAGATTGTATTTCTCCAATCTCCCGCAATTTGACAAGTTGACGGTTAATCTATTCAGAGGTTTAGTAACCTTTTTTTTGGTTAGCTCGACGTTTGAGGGATACCTTTTGGACAATGTGAGCACGCCGGTATTCACGTATTGGCTATTGTTGACTTATGTTAAATTTTAA
- a CDS encoding glycosyltransferase: protein MEKMKVALLNPMVPHYREEFFKLLSSYVDLDIYTYQNQYSKKNFKISDLSVKSLKSLLFFKKRFLLFSITPFLFKRYHTIILMLHFGHISTWLLLLLKVFHRKKIILWGQGISVKRYMEEERKPNLLLKQMIRMADGVWLYTEKERDQWKAIFPNKKIVALNNTISGVGEILGAKNSHLDRQKLKEKYKIVHQTCFIFCARFDNPHRRVDLLVNSIKDLDSSVYGFIIIGEGQFKPDFSSYPNVYDFGSVYDKQIKDELFEVADIYYQPGWVGLSVVEAMAYGKPILTYKRSEEVLQCVEYDYIKDHVNGILLADSDDFKERVPLLSDSEISAMGRNSKEFVRRKLTMKSMVENALSIMAI, encoded by the coding sequence ATGGAAAAAATGAAAGTTGCGCTGCTAAATCCAATGGTTCCTCATTATCGGGAAGAGTTTTTTAAGCTACTGTCATCATACGTAGATTTGGATATTTATACTTACCAGAATCAGTATTCAAAAAAGAACTTTAAGATCAGCGATTTGTCTGTAAAGTCGCTTAAGAGTTTGCTTTTTTTTAAAAAGCGCTTCCTACTGTTTTCAATTACTCCCTTTCTATTCAAAAGATATCATACCATCATACTAATGCTACATTTCGGCCATATCAGTACGTGGTTGTTGTTACTGCTGAAAGTATTCCATCGAAAGAAAATTATTCTATGGGGACAGGGGATTTCAGTGAAGCGCTACATGGAGGAGGAAAGAAAACCAAATCTACTACTCAAACAAATGATTCGCATGGCAGATGGCGTTTGGTTATATACCGAAAAAGAACGCGATCAATGGAAGGCTATTTTTCCCAATAAAAAGATAGTAGCTTTAAATAATACGATCTCTGGTGTAGGGGAGATACTCGGAGCAAAAAATTCGCACTTGGATAGGCAAAAGCTTAAAGAAAAATATAAAATCGTTCACCAAACCTGTTTTATATTTTGTGCCCGCTTTGATAATCCTCATCGCCGAGTTGACTTGCTAGTAAACAGCATAAAAGATTTGGACTCTTCGGTTTACGGTTTTATTATCATAGGAGAGGGCCAATTTAAACCGGATTTTTCAAGCTATCCAAATGTATATGATTTTGGGTCCGTCTACGACAAGCAAATCAAAGACGAGCTGTTCGAAGTGGCAGACATCTATTACCAACCAGGTTGGGTGGGCCTGTCTGTGGTCGAAGCGATGGCTTATGGTAAGCCTATTTTAACATATAAACGTAGCGAAGAGGTGTTACAATGCGTAGAGTATGATTATATAAAAGATCATGTCAATGGTATTTTATTAGCGGATAGCGATGATTTCAAAGAACGCGTACCTCTTCTTTCGGATTCGGAAATCAGCGCTATGGGGCGTAATTCCAAGGAGTTCGTCAGAAGAAAATTAACAATGAAAAGCATGGTGGAAAACGCATTATCAATAATGGCCATATAA
- a CDS encoding Coenzyme F420 hydrogenase/dehydrogenase, beta subunit C-terminal domain: protein MENKMIENIPYINKVVEGGFCVGCGACAFVANKEMKLNKYGEYYPSVDAADVSSEVKEKMEFVCPSLNEKYNEDVLGKEFLKKCETYSDKIGFYQSVYGGFVKEGSYRDRGTSGGFGTWIGAELFRRGLIDGVIHVKEIERKGASDPFFKYAISTTEEAIRGGSRTKYHVIEISEVLDLVRSKPGRYLFYGLPCMVKAIRRVQLVDPVINQSIKYTASLVCGHLKSVNWTLSLAWGKGVSPENVEKFQYRTKGKGIPARAYVFKAFFNKGNTTDEVMENSANVVGGKFNQGALMLPACNFCDDLVGETADITIGDAWLPQFEVDANGTNLLIVRNAEINEVLNSSKIEDRVELVQLTEQDALNAQSGGFRQRREGLSYRLELYDKKKKWHPEKRVKAGEYQMPPLRKIIYKMRYDVTAFSREFFVTAVAKNDYAYYKKKLLLQLKLLRFLEISSSVDRIVKRKLAYFKFRKLKRSSTEN, encoded by the coding sequence ATGGAAAATAAGATGATAGAAAACATTCCTTATATAAACAAAGTGGTTGAAGGTGGGTTTTGTGTGGGATGTGGCGCTTGTGCCTTTGTTGCAAACAAAGAAATGAAGCTGAACAAGTATGGAGAATACTACCCTTCAGTGGACGCTGCAGATGTTAGCAGTGAGGTAAAGGAAAAAATGGAGTTTGTTTGCCCTTCATTAAATGAGAAATACAATGAAGATGTGCTTGGAAAGGAATTCTTAAAGAAGTGTGAAACATATAGTGATAAGATAGGTTTTTATCAAAGCGTGTACGGCGGTTTTGTAAAAGAAGGCAGCTACCGAGACAGGGGAACTTCCGGAGGTTTTGGCACTTGGATAGGTGCAGAGCTTTTTAGAAGAGGGCTTATTGATGGCGTGATTCATGTCAAAGAAATTGAAAGGAAAGGTGCGTCTGACCCTTTCTTCAAATATGCGATTAGTACTACGGAGGAAGCTATCCGTGGCGGCTCCAGAACAAAATATCACGTGATCGAAATCTCGGAGGTGCTGGATCTGGTCCGATCTAAGCCGGGCAGATACCTCTTTTATGGTTTGCCCTGTATGGTAAAGGCAATACGTCGGGTACAATTGGTAGACCCCGTCATCAATCAGTCGATCAAATATACTGCTTCTTTGGTATGTGGGCACTTAAAGAGTGTGAACTGGACATTATCGCTCGCATGGGGAAAGGGGGTCTCTCCCGAAAATGTGGAGAAATTCCAATATCGAACCAAAGGTAAGGGCATTCCTGCCAGGGCCTACGTTTTCAAAGCTTTTTTTAATAAGGGGAACACCACGGATGAGGTAATGGAGAATTCCGCAAATGTTGTAGGTGGTAAGTTTAATCAGGGAGCACTCATGTTACCTGCCTGTAATTTCTGCGATGATTTGGTTGGGGAAACAGCCGATATTACTATTGGCGATGCCTGGTTACCTCAATTTGAAGTGGATGCAAATGGCACAAATCTGCTGATCGTTAGGAATGCTGAAATCAATGAAGTGTTGAACAGTTCAAAAATAGAGGATCGCGTTGAACTGGTTCAGTTAACAGAACAAGATGCCTTAAACGCACAGTCCGGTGGTTTTAGGCAGCGGAGAGAAGGCCTCTCTTACCGATTGGAGTTATACGATAAGAAAAAGAAGTGGCATCCGGAAAAACGCGTGAAAGCAGGGGAGTATCAAATGCCGCCATTACGAAAAATTATCTATAAAATGCGCTATGATGTAACAGCTTTTTCAAGAGAGTTTTTTGTTACGGCGGTTGCAAAGAATGATTACGCTTACTATAAGAAAAAGTTGCTCTTACAGCTCAAATTGTTAAGATTCCTTGAAATTTCCAGTTCGGTTGACAGAATTGTGAAAAGGAAGCTAGCGTATTTTAAGTTCAGGAAATTGAAAAGATCCTCTACTGAAAATTAA
- a CDS encoding putative colanic acid biosynthesis acetyltransferase, producing MGDVIPNMTETRFRFSLKNKTARFFWKIVWLFFFRPFGLRVFRKWRVFLLKCFGAEVSWTCTIHSNVKIWAPWNLEMKPYSCLGPEVDCYNQGKITIRHNATVSQKAYLCASSHDYTSSKHELILAPITIGSRAWVAADAFVGPGVTIGEGTVIGARSVVSRDMPDWMVCAGNPCKPLKERVILK from the coding sequence ATGGGAGATGTGATTCCAAATATGACGGAAACTAGGTTTAGATTTTCATTAAAGAATAAAACTGCCCGATTCTTCTGGAAGATTGTTTGGTTGTTTTTTTTCAGACCTTTCGGGCTTCGGGTATTTAGAAAATGGAGAGTCTTTTTATTAAAATGCTTTGGCGCAGAAGTAAGCTGGACCTGTACTATTCATTCCAATGTAAAGATTTGGGCCCCTTGGAATTTGGAGATGAAGCCTTATTCCTGTTTAGGACCCGAAGTCGATTGCTATAATCAGGGAAAGATTACTATTAGACACAACGCTACTGTTTCTCAGAAAGCATACTTGTGCGCATCTAGTCACGATTATACCAGTTCGAAGCATGAGCTGATTTTGGCCCCCATAACCATAGGTAGTAGAGCTTGGGTGGCTGCGGATGCATTTGTCGGACCGGGAGTTACCATAGGAGAAGGAACGGTAATAGGGGCGAGGTCGGTGGTATCTAGAGATATGCCCGACTGGATGGTCTGTGCCGGAAATCCCTGCAAGCCTTTAAAGGAAAGGGTAATATTGAAGTGA
- a CDS encoding glycosyltransferase, with protein sequence MKTILHVITSMDPQTGGPAQVIRNSVFYLEQLHLNNEVVCLDPEEVTYPMNDLFTIYKLGRGKSAFQYSSKLDQWLLQHISRYDAVVVHGIWQYHNYAVYKAVKKLKARKAKVPKVVIMPHGMLDPYFQKSKTRRMKALRNKIVWQLTERKSINAADALFFTCEEELLLARMAFKGYRPKQELDVGLGIQSPPAFVPEMKNEFLQKCPDIGKGYWLFLSRIHEKKGVDILIDAYSKISSKYPKVPDLVIAGPKDSEYARQMMEKAKTNEKIHFTGMLNGASKWGGFYGCKAYILPSHQENFGIAIVEALACRKPVVITKKVNIWREIADGNGGLVLEEADSNLLYGAFERLYQMKESDLESMESNAYNTFKEKFSIEERAAVFAKTIDAICKVVTD encoded by the coding sequence ATGAAAACAATCCTTCACGTGATTACTTCCATGGATCCACAAACTGGAGGGCCGGCACAGGTCATCAGGAATAGCGTTTTTTATTTGGAGCAGTTGCATCTAAATAACGAGGTCGTTTGTTTAGATCCGGAAGAAGTAACGTATCCGATGAATGATCTCTTCACGATTTATAAGTTAGGCCGAGGAAAAAGTGCTTTCCAATATAGCTCGAAGTTAGATCAGTGGCTTTTACAACATATCAGTCGATACGATGCTGTTGTGGTGCATGGTATCTGGCAATATCATAACTATGCGGTTTACAAAGCGGTAAAAAAATTAAAAGCTAGGAAAGCTAAGGTTCCAAAAGTAGTCATTATGCCACATGGGATGCTTGACCCCTATTTTCAAAAGTCTAAGACCCGCAGAATGAAAGCTTTACGCAATAAAATCGTATGGCAGCTAACGGAAAGGAAATCAATTAACGCAGCGGATGCTTTATTCTTTACCTGCGAAGAAGAATTGCTGTTGGCAAGAATGGCGTTTAAAGGGTATCGCCCAAAACAGGAATTAGATGTGGGCTTGGGTATTCAATCTCCCCCGGCTTTCGTTCCTGAGATGAAAAACGAATTTCTGCAGAAGTGTCCGGATATAGGGAAAGGCTATTGGCTATTTTTAAGTCGCATACACGAAAAAAAAGGTGTCGATATTTTGATCGATGCGTATAGCAAAATATCGAGTAAATATCCCAAGGTCCCGGATTTGGTTATTGCTGGGCCGAAAGATTCAGAATATGCTCGTCAAATGATGGAAAAGGCGAAGACAAATGAAAAAATTCATTTTACTGGTATGTTGAATGGAGCGAGTAAATGGGGGGGCTTCTACGGCTGCAAAGCTTATATACTTCCCAGCCACCAAGAAAATTTTGGTATAGCAATCGTTGAAGCTTTGGCTTGTAGAAAGCCGGTAGTGATTACCAAAAAGGTTAACATTTGGAGGGAAATAGCCGATGGGAATGGTGGACTTGTGTTAGAAGAAGCTGACAGCAATCTTCTATATGGAGCATTTGAACGCCTGTACCAAATGAAGGAATCGGATCTGGAAAGCATGGAAAGTAATGCATACAACACTTTTAAAGAGAAGTTCAGTATTGAAGAGAGAGCAGCGGTATTTGCTAAAACCATCGACGCCATCTGCAAAGTAGTGACGGACTAG
- a CDS encoding beta-1,6-N-acetylglucosaminyltransferase → MEIKRKIAYLIAAHSDPEHLQRLVDVLDDDADFFIHIDKKQEIEPFIKRIDKHNVFFLTGDNRIKVYWGGFSQVQATLNLLRRCLTENDRNQTEYKKVVFMSGADYPIKGNDYIHNFFDDRKEVNFIRGMNITDANTPKYNYCVRNYLFFNFFIFSLTVTRVIRKMLNLIVSSLKTKPNYIRNNDGDKLDIFHGSSWWALNIEVIRYIIEYTANHKKLSKYFKYSLASDEKFFHTIFFNSKFSKTNLYDGTEPYVPFTSAFANLHIIDSSLRKWFNLDDFDLIENSEQLFVRKVSSRHSRALLDKIDKDLLKKAVVG, encoded by the coding sequence ATGGAAATAAAAAGAAAAATCGCTTATCTAATAGCCGCCCATAGTGATCCTGAACATCTCCAAAGATTAGTTGATGTACTGGATGATGACGCCGATTTTTTTATACATATTGACAAGAAGCAAGAAATTGAACCATTCATAAAACGAATTGATAAACATAACGTGTTTTTTTTGACAGGCGATAATCGCATAAAAGTGTATTGGGGAGGTTTTTCTCAAGTTCAAGCGACTCTTAATTTACTGAGACGATGTTTAACGGAAAATGATCGCAATCAAACCGAATACAAAAAGGTTGTTTTTATGTCTGGCGCTGATTATCCAATTAAGGGTAACGATTATATCCACAATTTTTTTGACGATAGGAAGGAGGTGAATTTTATTAGGGGAATGAATATTACGGATGCGAACACACCGAAATACAATTATTGTGTACGAAATTATTTGTTTTTCAATTTTTTTATTTTTTCGTTAACTGTCACCAGGGTGATCCGTAAGATGCTCAATCTAATTGTTTCTTCGTTGAAGACCAAACCTAATTATATCCGTAATAATGATGGAGATAAGCTTGATATATTTCACGGCTCTTCATGGTGGGCGCTCAATATTGAAGTGATTAGATATATTATAGAATATACTGCTAATCATAAAAAACTAAGCAAATACTTTAAATATTCCTTAGCATCTGACGAAAAGTTTTTCCATACGATATTTTTTAATTCAAAATTTTCAAAAACTAATTTGTATGATGGGACTGAACCCTATGTGCCGTTTACATCAGCATTCGCTAACCTTCATATAATAGATTCTTCCTTAAGGAAATGGTTTAACTTGGATGACTTTGATCTCATAGAGAATTCCGAACAGCTTTTTGTTAGAAAAGTTTCTTCACGTCATTCAAGGGCCTTACTAGATAAAATTGATAAAGATTTGTTGAAAAAAGCCGTAGTAGGGTAA